A genomic window from Nicotiana sylvestris chromosome 11, ASM39365v2, whole genome shotgun sequence includes:
- the LOC104213195 gene encoding receptor-like protein EIX1, translated as MDTKEYYKSIHLLLICISILILHQSFTFGSMSSGNHAKVLCITKEREALLEFKRGLIDEYDLLSSWRNEEANEECCSWWGVKCRNTTGHILVLNLRGNMFTYLTGNISSSLVKLQYLKYLDLSSNNFGGQIPKFIGYFKRLEYLNLSSEASSNGFTGPIPPQLRNLTYLRALDLGGNFLIVKSLEWLSHLVYLEYLDLSESNVEPKNWLHEITKLPNLRELQLSSCVLPIVIPSSLFLANISSARLSSLDFSFNVYQTTLYSWLFNFSSLTSLDLTGNDLGQIASGFGYLESLEHLNLYGNHIQGGIPKSFGNLSHLCSLDVGNNNLSQPFSELLNILSGSTKSLEYLFFQDNALTGSLINLTRFSSLRELRLQDNFLNGIFHESFRQISSLEYLDLSGNQMTGPLPDLALFPSLRELYLRSNHFHGMIPHGLGQLSKLKILDVSFNRLQGLPESLGQLYNLEIFLAPSNLLEGTISESHLFNLCNLKKLDLSSNYLTWNVSLDWIPCFQLQVISLSSCNLGPHFPKWLQAQNNYSYLDISLASISDTMPSWFSDFPSMLTHLNLSYNQISGMIYDLSANNIDFNYGPIVIDFSYNNFSGPLPRFPRFVSELRVNNNQFSGSINSICKILSAITLDLSENLLSGEIPDCWITMPELLVLNVANNIISGSIPDSLCSSASLNSLYVRNNNLSGQFPASLKNCLALKVLDLGRNTLSGKIPEWIGTKLAYLGILSLRFNKFSGSIPPSICQLQSIQILDLSGNHLSGRIPQCFSNFIALQLLYDGSSVSYDFDPTIARGLIAYHGNAFVQWKNKESEYKNTLWLLKTIDLSSNELVGDIPKDFSRMNALLSLNLSRNHLTGKIIEGIGTMKMLEVLDLSRNQLSGKIPIGLANLTFLSVLDLSNNNFSGRIPSSTQLQGFDSSTYGGNIQLCGRPLPQCPTFAPPNPHVGYDSNVSTSQENDDDFPSKEFYISMALGFIVAFWGVLGPIFFLESWRNAYFKRLDGVDNWFHLSSALCFARLKAKLRA; from the coding sequence ATGGATACCAAAGAATATTACAAATCAATTCATTTGCTTCTGATTTGTATATCCATACTGATCCTGCATCAAAGCTTTACTTTTGGATCAATGTCAAGTGGGAATCATGCAAAAGTTTTGTGCATTACTAAGGAAAGGGAAGCTCTTCTCGAGTTCAAACGAGGTCTCATAGACGAATATGATTTGCTTTCTTCATGGCGGAATGAAGAAGCTAATGAGGAATGTTGTTCTTGGTGGGGTGTGAAATGCAGGAACACAACTGGCCATATACTCGTCCTCAATCTTCGTGGTAACATGTTCACGTATTTGACAGGTAATATTAGTTCTTCGTTGGTTAAGTTGCAATATTTGAAGTACCTGGACCTTAGTTCCAACAATTTTGGAGGCCAAATACCAAAATTTATCGGTTACTTCAAAAGACTAGAGTACCTAAATCTCTCATCTGAAGCTAGTTCCAATGGTTTTACTGGTCCGATTCCTCCTCAGCTCCGGAATCTTACCTACTTAAGAGCTCTTGATCTTGGTGGCAATTTTTTGATAGTCAAGAGCCTTGAGTGGCTTTCTCATCTTGTCTATTTGGAGTATTTAGATTTAAGTGAATCCAATGTGGAACCAAAAAACTGGTTACACGAGATAACCAAGCTCCCTAATCTGAGGGAATTGCAGTTATCTTCCTGTGTACTGCCCATAGTCATTCCTTCATCACTATTCTTAGCTAATATTTCCTCCGCCCGTCTTTCAAGCCTTGATTTCTCCTTTAATGTATATCAAACAACTCTATATAGCTGGTTATTTAACTTCAGTAGTCTTACTAGCCTAGATCTTACGGGCAACGACTTAGGTCAGATTGCTAGTGGTTTTGGGTACTTGGAATCTTTGGAACATCTTAATCTATATGGAAATCATATTCAGGGTGGCATACCAAAGTCTTTTGGGAACTTAAGTCATTTATGCTCTCTGGACGTAGGAAACAATAACTTAAGCCAACCATTTTCTGAGTTGCTTAATATCTTATCAGGGAGTACGAAATCACTGGAATATTTGTTTTTTCAGGACAATGCACTCACTGGTTCTTTGATTAATCTTACCAGATTTTCATCCTTGAGGGAATTGAGGCTACAAGACAATTTTCTGAATGGTATTTTCCATGAAAGCTTTAGACAAATCTCCAGTCTTGAATATCTTGATTTGTCTGGTAACCAAATGACAGGGCCATTACCAGACTTAGCATTATTTCCATCTCTGAGAGAGTTGTATCTGAGGTCTAATCATTTTCATGGGATGATACCACATGGTTTAGGCCAACTTTCTAAGCTGAAAATCTTGGATGTCTCTTTCAATAGACTGCAAGGTTTACCGGAAAGTTTGGGACAACTTTACAatcttgagatttttcttgcacCTTCTAATTTGTTGGAAGGCACAATCTCTGAATCCCATCTTTTCAATCTTTGCAACTTGAAAAAGTTAGACTTGTCTTCCAACTACTTGACTTGGAATGTTAGCCTTGATTGGATTCCATGTTTTCAACTACAAGTTATCAGCCTTTCATCTTGTAATCTTGGGCCGCATTTTCCAAAATGGCTTCAAGCTCAAAATAACTACTCATATCTGGATATCTCTCTTGCTAGTATCTCGGACACAATGCCTAGTTGGTTCTCAGATTTTCCTTCCATGTTGACACACTTGAATCTCTCTTATAACCAAATCAGTGGAATGATATATGATTTATCAGCAAATAATATTGATTTTAATTATGGTCCCATTGTCATAGATTTCAGTTATAACAATTTCTCAGGGCCCTTACCAAGATTTCCTCGATTCGTTAGTGAATTGCGTGTTAACAACAATCAGTTTTCTGGATCAATTAACTCCATATGTAAAATTCTTTCGGCCATAACCCTTGACTTGTCAGAAAATCTCTTGTCCGGAGAGATTCCTGATTGTTGGATTACCATGCCCGAGCTTTTGGTCCTTAATGTAGCCAATAACATCATATCTGGTAGCATCCCAGATTCTCTGTGCTCATCAGCATCCTTGAACTCTCTATATGTGCGAAACAACAATTTAAGCGGACAGTTCCCTGcctctttgaaaaattgcctagCTCTGAAAGTCTTGGATTTGGGAAGAAATACACTGAGTGGAAAAATCCCAGAATGGATAGGGACTAAGTTAGCTTATTTGGGCATTCTGAGCCTTCGGTTCAACAAATTCTCGGGTAGCATTCCTCCAAGTATATGTCAGCTTCAATCTATTCAAATACTGGACCTCTCTGGCAACCATTTGTCTGGAAGAATTCCACAATGTTTCAGCAATTTCATTGCACTACAGCTTTTGTATGATGGTTCAAGTGTGAGCTATGACTTCGATCCAACTATCGCTCGAGGACTTATAGCCTACCATGGGAATGCATTTGTTCAATGGAAAAACAAAGAGTCAGAGTACAAGAATACCTTGTGGCTACTAAAAACCATCGATCTTTCTAGCAACGAACTGGTTGGTGACATTCCCAAAGATTTCAGCAGAATGAATGCATTGCTATCGTTGAACCTATCAAGAAACCATTTGACTGGAAAAATCATTGAAGGAATTGGAACAATGAAGATGTTGGAGGTACTTGACTTGTCAAGAAACCAGCTTTCAGGGAAAATCCCTATAGGCCTTGCTAATTTGACGTTTCTTAGTGTGTTGGACTTGTCAAATAACAACTTCTCAGGGAGAATACCATCAAGCACTCAATTGCAAGGTTTTGATTCCTCAACTTATGGTGGGAATATTCAGCTATGTGGCCGTCCTCTTCCACAGTGTCCTACATTTGCTCCTCCTAATCCTCATGTTGGTTATGACAGCAATGTTAGTACTTctcaagaaaatgatgatgacTTTCCATCTAAAGAGTTCTATATATCGATGGCGTTGGGTTTTATTGTTGCGTTTTGGGGAGTGTTGGGCCCTATTTTCTTCCTCGAATCATGGAGGAATGCCTACTTCAAGCGGTTAGATGGAGTCGATAATTGGTTCCATCTTTCATCAGCACTCTGCTTTGCAAGGTTGAAGGCTAAACTAAGGGCCTGA
- the LOC104213196 gene encoding receptor-like protein EIX1 codes for MDTKEHCKPIQLLLIYLSTSRGNHAKVLCITTEREALLEFKRGLIDEYDLLSSWRNEEDNEECCSWRGVKCSNTTGHILVLNLRGSIQLTPDGEGNYFMLRGIIRSSLVKLQYLKYLDLSSNEFGGEIPKYIGYLKRLEYLNFSSKASSNGFTGLIPPQLQNLTYLKVLDLGGNFFEVKNLEWLSLYLALGVLRSLEFLSFEQNALGGSLINLTRFSSLRELRLRDNLLNGIFHESFRAYLEIHLGIGFESTTLDLSENLLSGGIPNCWTRMSVPMILNVANNRISGSIPYSLCSSTALTSLYMRKNNLSGQFPASLKNCQGLSVLDLGRNILSGKIPEWIGTKLAYLGSLSLRFNEFSGSIPPSICQLQSIQILDLSGNHLSGKIPQCFSNFTSLQLSEDGSSVSYDFDVSYFLRVYVVQ; via the exons atggATACCAAAGAGCACTGCAAACCAATTCAATTGCTTCTGATTTATTTATCAACATCAAGAGGGAATCATGCAAAAGTTTTGTGCATAACTACGGAGAGGGAAGCTCTTCTCGAGTTCAAACGAGGTCTCATAGACGAATATGATTTGCTTTCTTCATGGCGGAATGAAGAAGATAATGAGGAATGTTGTTCTTGGAGGGGTGTGAAATGCAGTAACACAACTGGCCATATACTCGTCCTAAATCTTCGTGGGAGTATCCAACTTACTCCTGATGGTGAAGGTAACTATTTCATGCTGAGAGGTATTATTAGATCTTCATTGGTTAAGTTGCAGTATTTAAAGTACTTGGACCTTAGTTCCAATGAATTTGGAGGCGAAATACCAAAATATATCGGTTACCTCAAAAGACTAGAGTACCTAAATTTCTCATCTAAAGCTAGTTCCAATGGTTTTACAGGTCTAATTCCTCCCCAGCTTCAAAATCTTACCTACTTAAAGGTTCTTGATCTTGGTGGCAATTTTTTTGAAGTAAAGAACCTTGAGTGGCTTTCTCTTTATCTAGCACTG GGAGTATTGAGATCACTTGAATTTTTGTCCTTTGAGCAAAATGCACTTGGTGGTTCATTGATTAATCTTACTAGATTTTCATCCTTGAGGGAATTGAGGCTACGAGACAATTTGCTGAATGGCATTTTCCATGAAAGCTTTAGAGCCTATTTGGAAATCCACCTAGGAATTGGATTTGAGT CCACAACCCTTGACTTATCAGAAAATCTCTTGTCCGGAGGGATTCCTAATTGTTGGACCCGTATGTCTGTTCCAATGATCCTTAATGTAGCCAATAACCGTATATCTGGAAGTATTCCATACTCTCTGTGTTCTTCAACAGCCTTGACTTCTCTATACATGCGTAAAAACAATTTAAGTGGACAGTTCCCTGCCTCTTTGAAGAATTGTCAAGGTTTGAGTGTCTTGGATTTGGGAAGAAATATATTGAGTGGGAAAATCCCAGAATGGATAGGGACTAAGTTAGCTTATTTGGGAAGTTTGAGCCTTCGATTCAACGAATTCTCTGGGAGCATTCCTCCAAGTATATGTCAGCTTCAATCTATTCAAATACTGGACCTTTCTGGCAACCATTTATCTGGAAAAATTCCACAATGTTTCAGCAATTTCACCTCACTGCAACTTTCAGAAGATGGTTCAAGTGTGAGCTATGACTTTGATGTAAGTTATTTCCTACGTGTATATGTCGTCCAATAG